Below is a window of Christensenella minuta DNA.
TTTGTCATAGTCGAGGAGCTCGATTTTGGAAACTTCGTGGGACGTCCTGAAGCCATCGAAGAAGTGCACGAACGGAACCTTCGCTTTCAGCGTGGAAAGATGGGCCACCGCAGCCATATCCATCGTTTCCTGTACGGAAGCGGCAGCCAGCATGGCAAAACCGGTCTGGCGCGCAGCCATTACGTCGGCATGGTCGCCGAAGATGGAAAGCGCGTGTGCCGCAAGCGCCCTTGCGGAAACGTGAAACACCGCAGGAAGGAGTTCCCCGGAGATTTTATACATATTCGGAATCATCAGCAGCAGGCCCTGGGACGCCGTAAACGTGGACGTAAGAGCGCCCGCAGCGAGCGAACCGTGGACAGCGCCGGCAGCGCCGCCTTCGGACTGCAGCTCGGAAATTTTCATCGTCTGTCCGAAGATATTCTTTCTTCCTGCCGCGGCCCATTCGTCGCAGGACTCCGCCATCGGCGAGGAAGGAGTGATCGGGTAAATCGCGCCGACGTCGGAAAATGCATAGGCGACGTGCGCGGCAGCGGTATTACCGTCGATTGTTTGTTTTGCCATTCTTAGTGACCTCCTAATTTTATAATTCATTTAAAAACATTCGCAACATTATAATTATAGTATTACGGGCACTAAAAAGTCAAGGCAGAGCGCCGCTATATCCCCTTTTTTTGTAATTTTGGCAGCATGCTCCGGGGGCGTATAAATTCATCCGTATGTACGTACATTTTTTATTTTAGAGAAAGAGGCGTTTTCTTTTCCAAAACCATGCCTTGTACTCCATCCTTTCCTGTGCTATACTTAAGGCCACAACAAAAAATGTGCAGAGTAGATTTTGCGCGTCAAGTGTATCAGGATGGGATGTCGCCTGATAACGAAAAGGCCCTTGCCTTGCGGTGCAAAGTCGCGTCCGCTGCTCACAAAAGAAGATTCTTTGAAGCGGCTTTTGCTTTTTTGCATTTTGGCCGACAGCCTTTCTTTTGTAGAAGCGTTGCCATTTTTACGAAAGGGAGGTTATTTTTATGTCCAAAATCAGTCCCAAAACCCTGCGCCTCGTGTATTGCGCAACCTTTATCGCCATTGCCGTTGTAGTCGGCAGTTTTCTGTCTTTTTACCTGACGGAAAGTATTAAATTCAACCTTGCGCCCGTAGTTATCATGCTGACCGGCGCGGTGCTCGGCCCCATTTGGGGCGCGGCGGCCGGCGGCGTGACCGACCTGCTGTCCTTCCTCATCGGCACGGCCGCAAAACCCGGTCCTTATTTTCCCGGCTTTACGGTGACGATGATCCTTTACGGCCTGATATCCGGCCTCATCTTTTACCGGAAAAAGCGCCCGTCCGAGATACCGTCGATTGCAAAAATTTCCCTCGGCACGGCGCTTACGCAGACGGTTTGTTCGCTGCTCATCAATTCCTTCTGGAATTACCTGCTGTACGGGCCGACCTACCTCGTGGTGCTCACTACGCGCCTGCCCTCCACATACATTATGTGCGCAGTGTATATCGTCCTGATGTGCATCTTGCTGAAAAACAAACAAAAGATGTTCAAATCCCTTTACGTGCCCGTTGCGGCGTAAGCAGGAAAAAAGCGGCACATCCGCCGCTTTTTTTGTTTCCTTTTTTGGCAGAGGATTTCGAATTAAAACGTGAAAAGCCGGTTCCTGAGAACCGGCTTTTCAAAAAATAATAAAAGGGTGGGGATTGACATATCCTAGTCTCCTAAGATACAGTCTCATTTTATACTACATCCGGCAGGATTGCAAGTGATAATTTGTTAATAATTTATGAACCCTGCCTTTTCACTTTTCCCGCGCTTTCCCAAGCCTCCTGAGCACATAATTCGGCAGCGCGAAGCAGCCCCGGTGAAGCTCCGTATTGTAATAATCCGTATGGAGGCCAAGCGCGTTCCACGCCGCCGCATCGAACACAAGCGGATCGCGGTCCTGGGACGCGAACCCGAACAGCCAGTGGCCGGACGCGTAGGTGGGCATATGGAACTGATAGACCCGGCACACGGGAAATACGGAGGAAAGTTTTTTATGCGCGCGCTCCATCTCGACCGCGTCGCCTTCATAATAGGGACTTTCGTGCTGGTTGACCATTACGCCGCCTGGCGCGAGCAGCCTCGCGCAGTCTTCATAAAACGCCTGCGAAAAAAGCCCTTCCCCCACGCCGACCGGGTCCGTGGAATCGATCAGGATCAGGTCGTATTTTTCCTGCGCCTCCCGCACAAAGGCAATCCCGTCGCAGAAGTGAAGAGAAACGCGCGGGTCCCCGAGCTTCGACGCAGTCTGCGGAAGGTATTCGCGGCACAGGTCCACCACCATCCGGTCGATCTCCACCATATCGATATGGCGGACGCCCGGATAGCGTACAAGCTCGCGCACCGCGCCCCCGTCGCCCCCACCAATGATAAGCACGTTTTTTGCATCTGCGTTCACCGCCATCGGCAGGTGCACCAGCATTTCATGGTAAATGAATTCATCCCGCTCGGTCAGCATGATGAAACCGTCGAGCGTAAAAAAACGTCCGTATTCGTAGGAATCGTAAAAATCGATCTTTTGGAACTCACTTCTCGTATCGATGAAATGATCCTTTATTTTAATGCCAAATTTCGCATTTCCCGTAAAATATTCATAAAACCAGTCATTTTTCAAAATTTCTGCCATAAAAAATCTCCTTCATCTCCCGCTCCAGGTTCCGCTCGATGCGCGCGCGCGTCTTCTCCTTCAGGTCCGCCGCGTCGAGATTGAACAAATAATTGTCAAGATCATATTTCTTCAAAACCATGCTCGTGTGGAACACGCGTTCCTCATACAGGTTGACGTCGTATGTGTCATATTTTTCGAGGATATGCCTGGGGATAAAATCCTGGATGGACATAATATCGTGATCCATGAACACCTTGCCTCCGTTTTCCGTGCGGGTGAATCCACGTACGCGGTAGTCCATAGTAATAATATCCGAATCAAAGCTTGTGATTAGCTTCTCGAGCGTTTTCAGCGGCGATATTTCCCCGCAAGTGGAAACGTCGATATCCGCGCGAAAGGTGCAAACCCCGTTCTGCGGATGGCTTTCCGGATAAGTATGCACCGTCAGGTGGCTTTTATCAAGATGTCCCACCAGGCTCGCGGGCACCTCTTCCTCCGCAATCAGCATCGTGACAGACGCGCCCTGCGGTTCGTAATCCTGTTCCGCGATGTTCAGAACCTGTGCGCCGATGCGGCGCGCCACGTCTGTCAGGATCTCCGTCAGACGGCGCGCGTTATAGCATTCGTCGATATATTCGATATAACTTTGCCGGTCCTCTTTTGTGTTGGCATAACAAATATCGTATAAATTGAAGCTCAATGTTTTTGTGAGATTATTGAATCCGTATAATTTCAGTTTTTGCAAACCATTCCTCCGCACCAGAACTGTTTTATTTATAGTTTCATTATATATCAACGAACGGGAAATGGGAACCATTTATCCCGGCATGGGGATCACACTTTTGTCACTCTTTCGTCGTGCTTCCTTATGCAGGACGTATATTTGCCTTTCCCGGTCATCTATTATAAATAGTACCGGATAAGAATGTATTCGCAGCCCAAGGAATACCTGATAAATCAAGATTGGTCTGCCAATACAGCTAAATAAGGAGGAACAACATGAAGTTTCAACTCGCAACAGATTACGCAATACGCATCCTGTGCTACCTCTATGAAAACAACAACAGGCTTTCCACCGCGACCCACCTGTCCGAAAAGCTTGGGATCACATACCTGTATTTCATGAAGCTGACGGGCGTATTGAAGCATGCCGGACTGATCCAGTCTGTCCAGGGCTGCAACGGCGGCTACCAGCTCGCCAAAAATGCGGAGGACGCGACGCTTTATGATGTGGTGAAGGTGATCGAGGGCGGTATTAAGATCAACCGCTGCCTCGAGGAAGACCGTTTTTGCAGCAGGGACGCGGCGGAATGGTGCACCGTGCACACCTTTTTCCAGGAACTTCAGGACGGTTTCATCGAGCGGCTTGACAGCGTCCGCATCCGCGACCTGTGCCAAAAACCGGAAAAGCAGACTGCCGCCCGTGAATACGCGGCCCTCGAGGTTTAACGGCAGGCATCCATTATAACGACAGGAGGAACATTGTACCTATGAAAAAAATACGGCGACTAACCACGGCTTTGCTCGTGATTATTTTCCTGTTCTCCATAACCGCGACGGCGATGGCGGACGGTGCGCCCAGTCTTGTTGATTTACCAGTTACAGGCTTATTGAACACAGAATATACGGAAACAACAGATACGGAAGATACGGAAACAACAACAGATGCGGAAGAAGACATGGGTGCCGGGTCTGAAGCGCCCGGTGCGGCAGAGGAATCCACGACGGAGGGCGCGTCCGCACCGGACGGTGATAATCCTTCGCCTTCCCCTTCTCCCTCCGTCCCGGAGGACGGCACGGCGGCGGAAGCCCCGGTGGGAATTTCGCTTATGTCGCTTATTCCCGGCGCGGACGTTACGGCAACAACCTGGGAGGACCTAAAGGACTCCGTGGAGCAGGCAGAGGTCGACGGAAAAATAATCGCTCTCGACCCGGCCCTTGCGGGGACCATGTCCGCCACGGCAGAACTGGTGATCGGCCACAATAACAGCGTGGTAATCGACGGCGGCGGCCTCACGCTTGGCGCGCCGTCCGGCGGAGCGCATTTCCGCATTACAAATTCGGGCACGGGTACCGTTACCCTGAAAAACATGACGCTTGACGGCACCGGCGGCACAGGCAGCGTCGTCCTTTCAGGCGGCGGCGCGAAGCTCGATACCGTAACGGTCAGCAGCGTTTCCGGTACGGCTGTCTCCGCCACCGGCACAGACAGCTTAACGCTTACAAACGTAAGCGTTGCAAACGCGGCCGCAGGAGTTGCGGCAAGCGCAGGCGCGCTTACCATTTCCGATTCCTCCTTCCAAACGATCTCAGGCACGGCCGTAACGGCATCCGGCACGGCTACGCTTGATACTGTGACGGTAGACGGAGCAAAAAACGGCGCGGCTGGCGGGAGCGGCCTGCTGACCATCGACGGTTCGGAATTCAGGACGGTCGCCACCGCCGCCATTACGCTTGGCAGCGGCGGCGCGGAGGTTACGGATACCATCATTGACGGTGTGACGAACGGCTCCGGCGTCGTGACGGGGGCGAATACACTCAAGCTTACGGGTTCTGCGATCACGAATGTTACAGGTACGGGCATCGCTGGAAACAGCGGCAATATTACCGTAGACGGCTGCACATTTTCGGAAACCAACGGTCACGGCATCAGCGAAGGAAAAGACGTCACCGTCAAAAACACATTGTTTGAAAATGTGCGCAACCAGCGCGGCGGCCATGGCAGCGCAATCTATGCCGGCACGAACCTCACGGTAGAAGCTTCAAGCTTTGTGAACAGCGCCTCCACGCTGGACAGCGGCTATATTCAGGGAGCGATCGTCGGCTACGGAGGCAGCGGGAAAACGATCAACGTAACGCGCTCGTACTTCAAGGACAACAAGGCCTCCCGCTACGGCGGCGCGATCGGCCTTTACCAGTACGGCGGCACTGTGAACGTCAGCTACAGCTATTTTGAAGGCAACGGCGTTTCCGGCAAAAGCGCAAACAGCGACGGCGGTGCGATCGGCGTCTACAACAACAGCAGCAGCGTACTTTGTACGGTGAACGTGGATAACAATACGTTTATCGGCAATACTGCGGGCGACGACGGCAGCGCGCTCTTTTTCGAGGGCCGCAACGACATGGTGGCTGCAAACGTAACCCATAACACGTTCTATGGCAATAAATCCACCAAATATTTGCTGGCGGCCGCGGACAGCGGCGGCGTGGTGCAGCTTTCCCTCGATGTGGTCGGTACTTTTACCAATAACACGTTCATCGGCAACACTGCTCCCAATTATGCAAGCAAGCATGGGGCCGGGGCGGCGGTCGGCGAGCATATCGACTCCGCGAACGCGGCGGTGCGTCCCACGGCCACCTTCAAAAACAACATTTTCGTGGGCAACGGCGGAAACGGCGGCAATAGCTACGCCTCCCGCAATATCGACGTCACGGACGGCACCGACCTTGGCGGCAACGTAGGCTACGACAACGGCACGGCTGTTGCGGCGAATATCACGGCGGAGAGCGTATTCGGCACTTCCCCGCAGCCGCGCGCGAACAACACGCATCACGGCGCGGCGGGAAAAGCGGGCAGCGGGTATACGGGTATCCTCACGACCGTCGTCATCCAACCGAACGACGGGGTAACGGGACAGGCGGATAACACAGCCGGCGCGCCCGCTTACGGCACGGATGCAAGAGGATTCACGCGCGGCGCCTCCAATTCCGATGCCGGCGCGCTGGAGATCAAATTCGTGAAATTCGACGCCAACGGCGGCGCGTGGAGCGGACTGCCCGGCCTTACCTACGACGGCTCCAAATATTATGCGGACGATACGGCTTCCACGGGTTACTTCCTCGTAACGGACCCGGGCGGCAGCGTGAGCGTACTCAGCGGCGACCTTCCCACCAATGGTCCGCTTGTCTTTGACGGATGGTATACACAGGCAGACGGCGGGACAAAGGCCACCGGCGATGTGGCCGCGGCCGACCAGACGCTGTATGCGCACTGGAAATCCGCAGCGGCGGAATACACCGTGACATACGTGGGCAACGGCGCAGATGCCGGTACGGTCCCTGCCCCGGACACCGTGACGGAGAATACGCTTTACCAGGTAAACGCCACCCCGCCCACGCGCACCGGCTTTACGTTCGGCGGCTGGAAGGCGGACGATGCTTCGGGCACGGTCTACCAGCCCGGCGGCTCGTTCATTATGCCTTCAAGCGACGTAACCCTGACCGCCGTGTGGGCGCCCGTTCCGGTCACATATACCATAACCTATCACGGCAACGGAAGCGACGGCGGCACGGTCCCTGCCCCGGGCACCTATAACAGCGGCCAGACAGCTGCTATTTCCGGCCCCGGAACGATGTCCCGGACGGACCACAGCTTCCTCGGCTGGAACACCGATCCGGCTGGGAACGGTACGGGATATACGGAAGGCCAAGGATTCCTGATCTCAGGAAACCTTGACCTGTACGCTCAATGGCAGGATAACGGGCGGCCGGCCGTACTCTATACCCTGACTTTTGATTCGCAGGGCGGTACATACGTCGGCCCGGTCACAAACATCGCTGCGGGAAGCAAGGTTGCAGCCCCCGCGCCGCCTGCACGCACAGAATATACGTTTGATGGGTGGCACCATACTGCGGACTGTACATGCGCAAGCGACGATCCGTGCTGGGATTTTGACCGCGACACGATAAATGGCCATAAAACGCTGTACGCCCGGTGGATCCCGGCGGCACAAACACTATATACGGTGACGTTTGACGCACAGGGCGGCAGCGGCGTCGCCCCGGTTACGGGAATCGTACCCGGTTCACGGATCGCGGAGCCAGCCGCGCCCACGCGGGACGGCTATGTGTTCCGCGGTTGGTATCAGGAGAGCGAATACTCCAGCCCGTGGGTATTTACGGAGCACACGGTGAATGGCAACCTGACGCTGTACGCAAAATGGGAAGCATCACCTGGCGCCGGTACGGATGCCGGCGCCGCGGATACCCCAAACGGCGGCGGTAAAGTGGAAAGCACCGCTAAAACAGGCGATGCCTCCGCCCCATTGGCGGTACTGATTCTTGCCGCGGCGGCGGCAGCTGCGGTGATCTTCCGCGCGGTATCGACGCTAAAAAAACGCAACAGTTAACAGCCTCTGCCCTGTTCCTCTCCGGGAACGGCGCGGAAAAGCCCCGGACAGTGTGCCCGGGGCTTTTCGTATATGTTTCACATTACTAATCCCCCTGCCGTGCAGCATCCGCCAGGGGGATTTTTTCCGTTTCACCGGCAGCGCCTTCCGCTCCGGACGGTTTGGATGACAGTAAAAAACGGATGCGCTTCTAGCACATCCGTTTTAGAATCCCAGTCAGTTATTCCCCGGCCGGTGCCGAAGACTCCGAACCGCTTTCCGCCGCTTCCGCCGCTGTCGGCGCGTGGCCGAAGCGGTACTCAATATCCTTGCCGCGGATCTCGGCGATCTGCATCATCTGCGTAACCGTCACAAATTTATAGCCTTCATCCTTCAGCGCCTTGATGATCCTGTCGTACGCATCCACGGTTGTGGCATGGATATCGTGGGACAGAACGATAGCGCCGTCCTGCACATATCCGCCATCCGGGGTGCCGTTGACCACATGGTCGTACACGGTATCCGGGTCGCGGTTTTCCTTCTTCCAGTCGTTCGGGTCCACCGACCACAAAATCTGCTCGCGGCCAATCTGCTCCGCCATGTCCTCAGACATAGAGCCATACGGCGGACGGTCGATCAGCGCACGCAGGCCCGTCGCCGCTTCGATCGCATCGTTGGCCTTCCCATACTGGTTCGTCATGATTTCATCAAGCGAAAGCTTCATCAGGTCTTTATGATCCCAGCTGTGCGTGCCGATCTCGTGTCCTTCGTCATACACGCGCTTCACAATATCCGGATACTCGGCTGCGTTGGTCCCGACCATGAAAAACGTCGCGACCGCATCGTTTTCCTTCAGGATATCAAGTAGCTTCGGCGTGTTTTCGGGATGCGGACCGTCGTCGAAAGTAAGCGCCACTACTTTGTCATTTAACGGATCGATCCCGTCAAGGCTCTTCGGGGCCATGTATCCTTCCTTTGCCTGCAGCTGGGCGAGGCTAGTGGTTACCTCGGGCGTGGGCTCGGGCGTCGGTTCCGGCGTTGCCGTTGGTTCGGGCGTCGCCGCCGCGGACGGTTCCCCGGTGGGGGTCGTGGTAATCACCGTGGGCGCGGCGGAAGATTCCGCCACGCTGCCCGTGCCGCCGCATCCTGCCGCAAACGCGGAGGCCACCAGCACCGCAAGTATCATAGAGATCAATTTCATTTTTTTATTCATTCGTTATTCCTTTCAGCGGTCTTGGGGGAACCGCCGCTTCAATTATAATACACATACTGATATGTTGCAAACACCAGCGGCCAGCGTGTATCAATAAATTCCCGGTATGCGGCTCTTTCCGTCATTCCTCCCCAACAGCTTCACCCGCAGCTGGAGCGCTCCTGAACAAATATGCGGGCGTTTCTCCTCTGAGCTCCGCGATCTGCATCATTTGCGAGACCGTGACGAATTTATAACCCTTTTCCTTGAGCGCGGGAATAATACGCGCATACGCGTCCAC
It encodes the following:
- a CDS encoding folate family ECF transporter S component; amino-acid sequence: MSKISPKTLRLVYCATFIAIAVVVGSFLSFYLTESIKFNLAPVVIMLTGAVLGPIWGAAAGGVTDLLSFLIGTAAKPGPYFPGFTVTMILYGLISGLIFYRKKRPSEIPSIAKISLGTALTQTVCSLLINSFWNYLLYGPTYLVVLTTRLPSTYIMCAVYIVLMCILLKNKQKMFKSLYVPVAA
- the speE gene encoding polyamine aminopropyltransferase → MAEILKNDWFYEYFTGNAKFGIKIKDHFIDTRSEFQKIDFYDSYEYGRFFTLDGFIMLTERDEFIYHEMLVHLPMAVNADAKNVLIIGGGDGGAVRELVRYPGVRHIDMVEIDRMVVDLCREYLPQTASKLGDPRVSLHFCDGIAFVREAQEKYDLILIDSTDPVGVGEGLFSQAFYEDCARLLAPGGVMVNQHESPYYEGDAVEMERAHKKLSSVFPVCRVYQFHMPTYASGHWLFGFASQDRDPLVFDAAAWNALGLHTDYYNTELHRGCFALPNYVLRRLGKAREK
- the speD gene encoding adenosylmethionine decarboxylase; this translates as MRRNGLQKLKLYGFNNLTKTLSFNLYDICYANTKEDRQSYIEYIDECYNARRLTEILTDVARRIGAQVLNIAEQDYEPQGASVTMLIAEEEVPASLVGHLDKSHLTVHTYPESHPQNGVCTFRADIDVSTCGEISPLKTLEKLITSFDSDIITMDYRVRGFTRTENGGKVFMDHDIMSIQDFIPRHILEKYDTYDVNLYEERVFHTSMVLKKYDLDNYLFNLDAADLKEKTRARIERNLEREMKEIFYGRNFEK
- a CDS encoding RrF2 family transcriptional regulator; the protein is MKFQLATDYAIRILCYLYENNNRLSTATHLSEKLGITYLYFMKLTGVLKHAGLIQSVQGCNGGYQLAKNAEDATLYDVVKVIEGGIKINRCLEEDRFCSRDAAEWCTVHTFFQELQDGFIERLDSVRIRDLCQKPEKQTAAREYAALEV
- a CDS encoding InlB B-repeat-containing protein, which gives rise to MKKIRRLTTALLVIIFLFSITATAMADGAPSLVDLPVTGLLNTEYTETTDTEDTETTTDAEEDMGAGSEAPGAAEESTTEGASAPDGDNPSPSPSPSVPEDGTAAEAPVGISLMSLIPGADVTATTWEDLKDSVEQAEVDGKIIALDPALAGTMSATAELVIGHNNSVVIDGGGLTLGAPSGGAHFRITNSGTGTVTLKNMTLDGTGGTGSVVLSGGGAKLDTVTVSSVSGTAVSATGTDSLTLTNVSVANAAAGVAASAGALTISDSSFQTISGTAVTASGTATLDTVTVDGAKNGAAGGSGLLTIDGSEFRTVATAAITLGSGGAEVTDTIIDGVTNGSGVVTGANTLKLTGSAITNVTGTGIAGNSGNITVDGCTFSETNGHGISEGKDVTVKNTLFENVRNQRGGHGSAIYAGTNLTVEASSFVNSASTLDSGYIQGAIVGYGGSGKTINVTRSYFKDNKASRYGGAIGLYQYGGTVNVSYSYFEGNGVSGKSANSDGGAIGVYNNSSSVLCTVNVDNNTFIGNTAGDDGSALFFEGRNDMVAANVTHNTFYGNKSTKYLLAAADSGGVVQLSLDVVGTFTNNTFIGNTAPNYASKHGAGAAVGEHIDSANAAVRPTATFKNNIFVGNGGNGGNSYASRNIDVTDGTDLGGNVGYDNGTAVAANITAESVFGTSPQPRANNTHHGAAGKAGSGYTGILTTVVIQPNDGVTGQADNTAGAPAYGTDARGFTRGASNSDAGALEIKFVKFDANGGAWSGLPGLTYDGSKYYADDTASTGYFLVTDPGGSVSVLSGDLPTNGPLVFDGWYTQADGGTKATGDVAAADQTLYAHWKSAAAEYTVTYVGNGADAGTVPAPDTVTENTLYQVNATPPTRTGFTFGGWKADDASGTVYQPGGSFIMPSSDVTLTAVWAPVPVTYTITYHGNGSDGGTVPAPGTYNSGQTAAISGPGTMSRTDHSFLGWNTDPAGNGTGYTEGQGFLISGNLDLYAQWQDNGRPAVLYTLTFDSQGGTYVGPVTNIAAGSKVAAPAPPARTEYTFDGWHHTADCTCASDDPCWDFDRDTINGHKTLYARWIPAAQTLYTVTFDAQGGSGVAPVTGIVPGSRIAEPAAPTRDGYVFRGWYQESEYSSPWVFTEHTVNGNLTLYAKWEASPGAGTDAGAADTPNGGGKVESTAKTGDASAPLAVLILAAAAAAAVIFRAVSTLKKRNS
- a CDS encoding polysaccharide deacetylase family protein, with the protein product MNKKMKLISMILAVLVASAFAAGCGGTGSVAESSAAPTVITTTPTGEPSAAATPEPTATPEPTPEPTPEVTTSLAQLQAKEGYMAPKSLDGIDPLNDKVVALTFDDGPHPENTPKLLDILKENDAVATFFMVGTNAAEYPDIVKRVYDEGHEIGTHSWDHKDLMKLSLDEIMTNQYGKANDAIEAATGLRALIDRPPYGSMSEDMAEQIGREQILWSVDPNDWKKENRDPDTVYDHVVNGTPDGGYVQDGAIVLSHDIHATTVDAYDRIIKALKDEGYKFVTVTQMMQIAEIRGKDIEYRFGHAPTAAEAAESGSESSAPAGE